ACCGGGGCTCGCGGGGGCCCCGCGGGGGCACGGACGCCGCCGACTTGACCCGTCCCGTAGCGCGGTCCAGACTCGACGCTCCACCGGGCATCTGCAACCCACGGAGCGCATCCATGTCCCACCCCATCCGCATCTTCGTGACCGGCGGCACCTTCGACAAGGAGTACGACGAGCGCACGGGCAGCCTGTTCTTCAAGGACACCCACCTGCGCGACATGCTGGAACTCGGCCGCTGCCGGGTGCCGGTGGAGGTGCGCACGCTGATGATGGTCGACTCGCTCGACATGGACGACCACGATCGCGAGCTGATCATCAACCAGTGCCGCAAGTGCGAACTCGAGCGCATCGTGATCACGCACGGCACCGACACCATGGCCGATACCGCGCGTGCGCTGGCCGACGCGGGGATCGACGGACGGACGATCGTGCTCACCGGCGCGATGATCCCCTTCGCCTTCGGTTCGAGCGACGGGCTGTTCAACCTGGGTGCGGCGCTGGCCTTCGCGGAGTCGATGCCCCACGGCGTGTATGTCGCGATGAACGGGCGCGTGTTCGACGCGCGCAACGTGCGGAAGAACCGCGACATCGGGGAGTTCGAGGAGATCCGGGCGTGAGGCCGAAGAGTGCTTCTGCGAACGCCACCGGGGCGGTATGATCCAGCGTGGCGTGATCCGGCGCTCGCCCGAGCGGCTCGTGGTCCTGCGAACGGAAGCGTGACCCGGTCGCCCATTCCGTGTCCCGAAGCCGAGGATCGGCCATGCGCGTCCCCCTGCGCCGCCGCGCGCTCCTCCTGTCGTTGGTCGCGGTCGTCGGGTGCTCCGACGACGATCCCGATCCCCTGTTCCCGGATCCGGAGCCGGATCCCACGCGGTACGTGATCCCCGGCGACTTCTCGTCGATCGGCGAGGCCCTCCGCGCGACCACGGTGGGCGACACGGTACTCGTGGGGCCTGGCACCTACGCCGAGCGCGACCTCGTCGTGCCGCGCTCGGTGCACCTGATCGGTGCAGGCGCCGATCGCGTGGTGATCGACGCCACCGGACTGGGTGGCGGGTCGTGGCCGGTCGTCCAGACCAGCGATCGGATCCAGGACGGTCGGCCCGCCCGGATTCGCGGCCTCCGCGTCCGGGGGGACACGCAGGTCCTGTTGTCGGCCGGCGACGGGGATCACGTATTCGTCGACGCCTGCGTGTTCGAGTCCTCGACGCAGGGGGTGCGCATCGACGCGCCCCGCTCCTTCGCCCAGGCCGTGTTCGATTCGTGCGTCTTCCGCGACGTCGAGGCGGAGCAGGGTGCCGCGGCGTTGGCCGTGAGGGGCTACGCCGACGTCGTCGTCCGCCAGTGCACGTTCCGAGACAACCGCGGAGAAAGCGGACCGGCTCTTCGTCTGGACGCGACGCTCGGCACCGTCCAGGTCCTGGGATCGACGTTCGTCGACAACCAGACCGACGACACCATCGCCCCCGAGGCCGCCGTCGGCGGCGCCGTGGTCGCCCACCGGGTGCAGGACCTCGAATTCAGGAGCTGCACCTTCGAGAACAACGTCAGCCGCACAGGTGGGGGCGCCGTCTTCGTGCGACGGGCCCGCCAGGTGCTGGTGGACGGAGGCACGTTCCGCGGCAACCGTGGCGGATCCGACGGCGGAGCGATGCGGATCGACGATGTGTCGCGGTTCGTGCTGGCCGACGTCGATCTCTTCGACAACGAAGCCCGCCACGGGGGCGCGCTCCATCTGCGGGACACGCGTGCCTTCGTGAACTGGTGCGTCTTCGCACGCAACGGCGTGTCGATCGACACCGAAGGCGACAGCAGCGGTGGTGCGATCCGTCTCGACCAGAACGTCCGCATCGACGTCGACGCGTCGATCTTCCACGCGAACCGGGCCCGAGGCTTCGCCGGACGCGCCGACGAGGAAGGCGGGGGATCGAGTCTGTATTCCACGTCGTCGGATCTCCTCACGAACGTTCTCGCCCTGAATGGCAGTGCACTGGTGCACGCGCCCGAGGGCGAGCCGCTCGGAGGAGCCTTCGCCGAACTGCTGGTGCGCACGACGAACGTGTTCGGCAACGTCGACGGCGACTGGGTGGGGCTCCTGGCGGAGTTCGAGGGGGTCGGCGGCAACACGTCGGTCGAGCCGGACTTCTGCGCGCCGGAGGCGGACGACTTCGAACCCTGCGGGTCGTAGGGGAGGGCCGGATTCCGGGGTTCCACCCGCCACGTTGACCCCCCGCGGCCCCGGGGCTATGCTCGACCGCCGCCGCGGAGACGCCCCATTTGATCGGCCGTACACTCGCCCACTACGAAGTCACCGAACTGCTCGGCAAGGGTGGGATGGGCGAGGTCTACCGCGCCCACGACCCCCGCCTGGGCCGCGACGTGGCCATCAAGGTCCTGCCCGAGAACATCGCGGCGAACGCCGAGGTCCAGTCGCGCTTCCGTCGCGAAGCGCAGACGATCTCGTCGCTCAATCATCCGAACATCTGCGTGCTGCACGACGTTGGCGAGGACGGCGACACGCGCTTCCTCGTGATGGAGCTCGTCGAGGGCGTCACCCTGCACGAGCGGCTCCGCTCCGGTCCGCTGCCGATGCAGGACGTCCTGACCTACGGTGCCCAGATCGCCGATGCCCTCGACCGCGCGCACCGTGCCGGCGTGATCCATCGCGACCTCAAGCCGGGCAACGTGATGATCACCCGCGCGGGGGCGAAGCTCATGGACTTCGGGCTGGCGCGGGTGACGGTGCCGGAATCGGGAAGCGGGGACCTCACGGAGGCGGCATCGCCGACGGTCGCGCACCCCCTCACGCAGGAAGGGTCGATCGTCGGCACCTTCCAGTACATGGCCCCGGAGCAGATCGAGGGTCTCGAGGTCGACGCCCGCGGTGATCTGTGGGCACTCGGTTGCGTGCTGTACGAGATGGCCACCGGCGAGCGCGCCTTCGCAGGTGCGACGCAGGCCAGCCTGATCGGGTCGATCCTGCACACGCATCCCGAACCGGTGGCGCAGCGGGTCGGTCTCGCGCCGCCGGAGTTCGACCGGCTGGTGAACGCCTGCCTCGCCAAGGACCCCGACGACCGCCTGCAGAGCGCGCACGACGTCAAGTTGCAGTTGAGTTGGCTCCGCGACGGTCTTTCGAGTTCGTCGACGACCATGCCAGCGATCGAAACGGGCAGTGGAGCGAGGCGCCGGTCGCGTCGCCTGGCGACCGTCGCCCTCCCGGTGCTCGCCGCCATACTCGGTGCCGCCGCCATGTGGACGGCGACCTCCGGTCTCGACGACACGACCGCCGACGCCGCGCCGGCCCGCTATCGCCTCGGCGGTTGGAACCTGCGTCCCAGCATGACGCCGGTGATCTCGCCCGACGGACGCTCGGTCGTCTTCGCCGTTCGCTCGGGTCTGAGCGGTAGCCTGTACATCCGCGATCTCGACAGCTTCGAGGCGCGCGAGATCGCGGGCACGACCGACGGCTACGCTCCGTTCTTCTCGCCGGACGGTCGATGGATCGGCTTCGTCACCCAGGACGCGGTGTACAAGGTGCCGGTCACGGGCGGGATGGCGCAGCTGGTCGCTCCCGTCGCCAACGTCAATTCCGCCGACTGGGGACCGAACGGCTGGATCTACCTCGGTCCCGGGGGCGGTGGTGAGAGTGGTGACGTCGCCATGTATCGGGTGCGCGAGGACGGAGGACCGGTCGCGGTCTTCGCCCGACTGGCGGAGGGCGACGACGAGACCGGCGTGTGGCTTCCCGAGGCCCTGCCCGACGGCAGGACGGCCCTGATCACCGTCATCGGTGGCGGGCGCGAGAGGATCGTCGCCTTCCGGGACGACGGCACGCGGCACGAGGTGCTCGACGGGGTCTTCCTCGCGCGCTATGTCGAACCCGGTCACCTGGTGGTCCAGGACCGCACCTCTCAGGGCACCGCCGTGTTCCCCTTCGATGCGGAGCAAGCGCGCGTCACCGGTGGCGCCGTGGTCGTCACCGAGATGGTCGACGGCAGCTTCTGCTTCGACGTTTCCGCGACCGGCCTGCTCGTCTACGTTCCTGCTCCCGTCGAGGGCGAGGGACGCTACCTCACCTGGGTCGACCGCGACGGGACCCGATCGAACGCGTCGGACCTGAAGGGGTCCTGGGCCCAACCCCG
This genomic interval from Candidatus Krumholzibacteriia bacterium contains the following:
- a CDS encoding asparaginase domain-containing protein; this translates as MSHPIRIFVTGGTFDKEYDERTGSLFFKDTHLRDMLELGRCRVPVEVRTLMMVDSLDMDDHDRELIINQCRKCELERIVITHGTDTMADTARALADAGIDGRTIVLTGAMIPFAFGSSDGLFNLGAALAFAESMPHGVYVAMNGRVFDARNVRKNRDIGEFEEIRA
- a CDS encoding right-handed parallel beta-helix repeat-containing protein — translated: MRVPLRRRALLLSLVAVVGCSDDDPDPLFPDPEPDPTRYVIPGDFSSIGEALRATTVGDTVLVGPGTYAERDLVVPRSVHLIGAGADRVVIDATGLGGGSWPVVQTSDRIQDGRPARIRGLRVRGDTQVLLSAGDGDHVFVDACVFESSTQGVRIDAPRSFAQAVFDSCVFRDVEAEQGAAALAVRGYADVVVRQCTFRDNRGESGPALRLDATLGTVQVLGSTFVDNQTDDTIAPEAAVGGAVVAHRVQDLEFRSCTFENNVSRTGGGAVFVRRARQVLVDGGTFRGNRGGSDGGAMRIDDVSRFVLADVDLFDNEARHGGALHLRDTRAFVNWCVFARNGVSIDTEGDSSGGAIRLDQNVRIDVDASIFHANRARGFAGRADEEGGGSSLYSTSSDLLTNVLALNGSALVHAPEGEPLGGAFAELLVRTTNVFGNVDGDWVGLLAEFEGVGGNTSVEPDFCAPEADDFEPCGS
- a CDS encoding protein kinase encodes the protein MIGRTLAHYEVTELLGKGGMGEVYRAHDPRLGRDVAIKVLPENIAANAEVQSRFRREAQTISSLNHPNICVLHDVGEDGDTRFLVMELVEGVTLHERLRSGPLPMQDVLTYGAQIADALDRAHRAGVIHRDLKPGNVMITRAGAKLMDFGLARVTVPESGSGDLTEAASPTVAHPLTQEGSIVGTFQYMAPEQIEGLEVDARGDLWALGCVLYEMATGERAFAGATQASLIGSILHTHPEPVAQRVGLAPPEFDRLVNACLAKDPDDRLQSAHDVKLQLSWLRDGLSSSSTTMPAIETGSGARRRSRRLATVALPVLAAILGAAAMWTATSGLDDTTADAAPARYRLGGWNLRPSMTPVISPDGRSVVFAVRSGLSGSLYIRDLDSFEAREIAGTTDGYAPFFSPDGRWIGFVTQDAVYKVPVTGGMAQLVAPVANVNSADWGPNGWIYLGPGGGGESGDVAMYRVREDGGPVAVFARLAEGDDETGVWLPEALPDGRTALITVIGGGRERIVAFRDDGTRHEVLDGVFLARYVEPGHLVVQDRTSQGTAVFPFDAEQARVTGGAVVVTEMVDGSFCFDVSATGLLVYVPAPVEGEGRYLTWVDRDGTRSNASDLKGSWAQPRVSPDGRRVLARRTGSSCELWMLDLDRGSFARIVQEDDTHDPLWAPDGRSILFDRMEAGELVTLEVSGSRRTRVIASGTNRGTPESWSPGVDLLAYTVTGHAGKTDVWVRPMNGEGEPRPFVATPESESEPEISPDGRWIAYVSDETGVPEVYVRGYPDDGSVWQASAGGGTTPLWSRDGTELFFVRLEDAALVSVVVRDDDDLELGVPTELFQGLLSTSRAGDFDVASDGRFITVAGDSDDTNRREIRVLGNWQTQVEELRGEAR